One genomic segment of Mus pahari chromosome 4, PAHARI_EIJ_v1.1, whole genome shotgun sequence includes these proteins:
- the Npy2r gene encoding neuropeptide Y receptor type 2 isoform X2, translating into MGPVGAEADENQTVEVKVEPYGPGHTTPRVIALDRHRCIVYHLESKISKRISFLIIGLAWGISALLASPLAIFREYSLIEIIPDFEIVACTEKWPGEEKSVYGTIYSLSTLLILYVLPLGIISFSYTRIWSKLKNHVSPGAASDHYHQRRHKMTKMLVCVVVVFAVSWLPLHAFQLAVDIDSHVLDLKEYKLIFTVFHIIAMCSTFANPLLYGWMNSNYRKAFLSAFRCEQRLDAIHSEVSMTFKAKKNLEVKKNSGPTDSFSEATNV; encoded by the exons ATGGGCCCAGTAGGTGCAGAGGCAGATGAGAATCAAACTGTAGAAGTGAAGGTGGAGCCCTATGGGCCAGGGCACACCACTCCTAGAG TCATTGCTCTGGACCGCCATCGTTGCATTGTCTACCACCTGGAGAGCAAGATCTCCAAGAGGATCAGCTTCCTGATAATTGGCCTGGCCTGGGGCATCAGTGCTCTGCTGGCAAGTCCACTGGCCATCTTCCGGGAGTACTCCCTGATTGAGATCATTCCTGACTTTGAGATTGTGGCCTGTACCGAGAAGTGGCCTGGGGAAGAGAAGAGTGTGTATGGTACAATCTACAGCCTTTCCACCCTGCTAATCCTCTACGTTTTGCCTCTGGGCATCATATCGTTCTCCTACACCCGTATCTGGAGTAAGCTGAAGAACCACGTCAGTCCTGGAGCTGCAAGTGACCATTACCATCAGCGAAGGCACAAAATGACCAAAATGCTGGTGTGCGTGGTAGTGGTGTTTGCAGTCAGCTGGCTGCCCCTCCACGCCTTCCAACTCGCTGTGGACATCGACAGCCATGTCCTGGATCTGAAGGAGTACAAACTCATCTTCACCGTGTTCCACATTATCGCCATGTGCTCCACCTTTGCCAACCCCCTTCTCTATGGCTGGATGAACAGCAACTACAGAAAAGCTTTCCTCTCAGCCTTCCGCTGTGAGCAGAGGTTGGATGCCATTCACTCGGAGGTGTCCATGACCTTCAAGGCTAAAAAGAACCTGGAAGTCAAAAAGAACAGTGGCCCCACTGACTCTTTTTCGGAGGCTACCAATGTGTAA
- the Npy2r gene encoding neuropeptide Y receptor type 2 isoform X1: MGPVGAEADENQTVEVKVEPYGPGHTTPRGELPPDPEPELIDSTKLVEVQVVLILAYCSIILLGVVGNSLVIHVVIKFKSMRTVTNFFIANLAVADLLVNTLCLPFTLTYTLMGEWKMGPVLCHLVPYAQGLAVQVSTITLTVIALDRHRCIVYHLESKISKRISFLIIGLAWGISALLASPLAIFREYSLIEIIPDFEIVACTEKWPGEEKSVYGTIYSLSTLLILYVLPLGIISFSYTRIWSKLKNHVSPGAASDHYHQRRHKMTKMLVCVVVVFAVSWLPLHAFQLAVDIDSHVLDLKEYKLIFTVFHIIAMCSTFANPLLYGWMNSNYRKAFLSAFRCEQRLDAIHSEVSMTFKAKKNLEVKKNSGPTDSFSEATNV, from the coding sequence ATGGGCCCAGTAGGTGCAGAGGCAGATGAGAATCAAACTGTAGAAGTGAAGGTGGAGCCCTATGGGCCAGGGCACACCACTCCTAGAGGTGAGTTGCCCCCTGATCCGGAGCCGGAGCTCATAGACAGCACCAAACTGGTCGAGGTACAGGTGGTCCTCATATTGGCCTACTGCTCCATCATCTTGCTAGGGGTAGTTGGCAACTCCCTAGTAATCCATGTGGTAATCAAATTCAAGAGCATGCGCACAGTAACCAACTTTTTTATTGCCAACCTGGCTGTGGCGGATCTTCTGGTGAACACCCTGTGCCTGCCATTCACACTTACCTATACCTTGATGGGAGAGTGGAAAATGGGTCCAGTCTTATGCCATTTGGTGCCCTATGCCCAGGGTCTGGCAGTACAAGTGTCCACAATAACTTTGACAGTCATTGCTCTGGACCGCCATCGTTGCATTGTCTACCACCTGGAGAGCAAGATCTCCAAGAGGATCAGCTTCCTGATAATTGGCCTGGCCTGGGGCATCAGTGCTCTGCTGGCAAGTCCACTGGCCATCTTCCGGGAGTACTCCCTGATTGAGATCATTCCTGACTTTGAGATTGTGGCCTGTACCGAGAAGTGGCCTGGGGAAGAGAAGAGTGTGTATGGTACAATCTACAGCCTTTCCACCCTGCTAATCCTCTACGTTTTGCCTCTGGGCATCATATCGTTCTCCTACACCCGTATCTGGAGTAAGCTGAAGAACCACGTCAGTCCTGGAGCTGCAAGTGACCATTACCATCAGCGAAGGCACAAAATGACCAAAATGCTGGTGTGCGTGGTAGTGGTGTTTGCAGTCAGCTGGCTGCCCCTCCACGCCTTCCAACTCGCTGTGGACATCGACAGCCATGTCCTGGATCTGAAGGAGTACAAACTCATCTTCACCGTGTTCCACATTATCGCCATGTGCTCCACCTTTGCCAACCCCCTTCTCTATGGCTGGATGAACAGCAACTACAGAAAAGCTTTCCTCTCAGCCTTCCGCTGTGAGCAGAGGTTGGATGCCATTCACTCGGAGGTGTCCATGACCTTCAAGGCTAAAAAGAACCTGGAAGTCAAAAAGAACAGTGGCCCCACTGACTCTTTTTCGGAGGCTACCAATGTGTAA